A DNA window from Elusimicrobiales bacterium contains the following coding sequences:
- a CDS encoding clostripain-related cysteine peptidase: MRNAARRGGARFAAALLLALPLCARGAAAGDSAIAELERMRAPGAVSVPEAAPSAGADAQREWTLMVYTGFAEKDRLLLDIAMKGLSKAGGRPNVNVLLQISEPGGATRYAVDRNFPEKPLQHIDRADFADYRTVIDFVKWAKREYPAKRYALMLYGHGTGWEEYAPAGLVYGERAANHIRNSELRKILEASGHENILFLLSCRMQMAEIAYEARGYADAVFGSEEYIWAPENVFAALAKSLASAPGAPPAETAAAVFSSVKAEWQPLENTDFFKTNEMGQHFSALDVSKMSGLAQMLKGWGAAVRPQDGRALAYAMSNVMRFGMPGMGKPSADTQRKRTHNGDLYHFMELAASKTENPALKSKSDEIKKFIASELVIANMGMFRRPHADYEANAHGVSVEIAPVCPVVYDGEHESSYSDSSSFARDSNWDIFNDILVRVAQRYDLCKQ; encoded by the coding sequence ATGCGAAATGCCGCGCGGCGCGGCGGCGCGCGCTTTGCGGCGGCATTGCTGCTGGCTTTGCCGCTGTGCGCGCGCGGCGCGGCTGCCGGAGATTCCGCCATTGCCGAGCTGGAGCGTATGCGCGCTCCGGGCGCCGTTTCCGTTCCCGAGGCCGCCCCATCCGCCGGCGCGGACGCGCAGAGGGAATGGACGCTGATGGTATACACCGGTTTCGCGGAAAAAGACAGGCTTTTGCTGGACATTGCGATGAAAGGCCTCTCCAAAGCGGGCGGCAGGCCGAATGTGAATGTGCTGCTGCAAATATCCGAGCCCGGCGGCGCAACCAGATATGCCGTTGACAGGAATTTCCCGGAAAAACCGCTCCAGCACATAGACCGGGCGGATTTTGCCGATTACCGCACCGTCATAGATTTCGTCAAATGGGCCAAACGCGAATACCCGGCCAAACGCTACGCGCTTATGCTCTACGGCCACGGCACCGGCTGGGAGGAATACGCCCCGGCGGGCCTGGTTTACGGCGAGCGCGCCGCAAACCATATACGCAATTCCGAACTGCGGAAAATACTGGAGGCGTCCGGGCATGAAAATATCCTGTTTCTGCTCTCCTGCCGCATGCAGATGGCGGAAATAGCTTACGAGGCGAGAGGATACGCGGATGCCGTGTTCGGTTCGGAAGAGTACATCTGGGCGCCGGAAAATGTGTTCGCCGCGCTGGCGAAATCGCTGGCTAGCGCCCCCGGCGCGCCTCCCGCCGAAACAGCCGCCGCGGTGTTTTCCTCTGTAAAAGCGGAATGGCAGCCTCTGGAAAACACGGATTTTTTCAAGACGAACGAAATGGGGCAGCATTTTTCCGCGCTGGACGTTTCCAAAATGTCCGGCCTGGCGCAAATGCTCAAGGGCTGGGGCGCAGCCGTCCGGCCCCAGGATGGGCGCGCGCTGGCTTACGCGATGAGCAATGTGATGCGCTTTGGCATGCCGGGAATGGGCAAGCCGTCCGCCGACACGCAGAGAAAGCGGACGCATAACGGGGACCTGTATCACTTCATGGAGCTGGCCGCCTCCAAAACCGAAAACCCGGCGTTGAAAAGCAAAAGCGACGAGATAAAAAAATTCATAGCTTCCGAACTGGTGATAGCCAATATGGGCATGTTCCGCCGCCCGCATGCGGATTACGAGGCTAATGCGCACGGCGTGTCCGTGGAAATCGCGCCTGTCTGCCCGGTCGTCTATGACGGCGAGCACGAATCATCCTATTCCGACAGCAGTTCCTTTGCC